From a single Thermodesulforhabdus norvegica genomic region:
- a CDS encoding carbon-nitrogen hydrolase family protein — protein sequence MIKIGLCQIEGNSNPEENLKKAREFFRDAAEKGIELLVFPEMFMALPGNGILPSHVAPAASRFLAEMAGLAKEYGINCIFGFWEPSEDPHRPFNSASLINPEGVEVARYRKLHLFDALKIRESKTSSPGQTLPPVVRIKNLLIGLAICYDLRFSLVFDHLASQNADLVVVISAWYAGTGKEDHWLTLLKARAIEYTCYVAGCNMVGLRFCGRSAAFDPFGMPLGDAGEEEGLLEITVKKERVISVREKLPVLQHRRKDLFQ from the coding sequence ATGATCAAAATTGGCCTGTGTCAGATTGAGGGGAATTCGAATCCGGAAGAAAACTTAAAGAAGGCAAGGGAGTTCTTCAGGGACGCGGCGGAAAAGGGAATTGAGCTTCTTGTCTTTCCCGAAATGTTTATGGCTTTGCCGGGAAACGGCATACTGCCATCACATGTAGCACCGGCAGCCTCCAGATTCCTGGCCGAGATGGCAGGTCTCGCAAAAGAATACGGGATAAACTGTATCTTCGGTTTTTGGGAACCATCAGAAGATCCCCACCGCCCCTTTAACAGTGCAAGTCTGATTAACCCTGAGGGCGTTGAAGTAGCAAGATACAGAAAACTCCATCTTTTCGACGCACTGAAAATACGGGAATCAAAAACCAGCTCTCCCGGACAAACCCTTCCCCCTGTCGTCAGAATCAAGAACCTGCTTATAGGGCTGGCCATATGCTATGATCTGCGTTTTTCCCTGGTTTTTGACCACTTAGCGTCTCAAAATGCCGACCTTGTCGTAGTGATTTCGGCATGGTATGCGGGTACAGGTAAAGAAGATCACTGGCTTACCCTGCTAAAAGCCCGCGCAATTGAATATACCTGTTACGTAGCCGGTTGTAACATGGTAGGCCTCAGATTTTGCGGGCGGAGTGCGGCGTTTGATCCCTTTGGCATGCCCTTAGGAGATGCCGGCGAGGAAGAAGGTCTGCTGGAGATAACCGTCAAAAAAGAAAGGGTAATTTCCGTTAGGGAAAAGCTCCCTGTTTTGCAGCACCGGAGAAAAGATCTATTCCAATAA
- a CDS encoding sugar transferase: MIPTDRQKHRLFIQSFIKILLVCLSYVLVSEGAVAILRMPQDFSRLSDLFTLIALSCTVLYLEAKNSEIFLRRNYSLSKRDSLTESAIYSIVAGSCNAMTIHDGAVIIVITTAMTIILFPFIQMVPQVSQKIVKFAEHNPERLLIVGSGPAVKKLRNEIKAVNQKTFVFIIDDVLTNDLECELSDCRFIKGLDRFEEVLSREIIDHVYMCLPARSYYDKIIDVIDACVRQGIPVSVRSLYTLKDHTSARRSDKADFPEEISTGSPLLDSLAHRTLKRLIDLLGSAILIATTSPLMIIAAFAIKLSSPGPVLFRQQRLGRYKRPFTIYKFRTMYVDAEERLKELEKLSETGGAAFKLKDDPRITRVGKILRKASIDELPQLFNVLKGEMSLVGPRPLPLTDYKRVVDYGYLRRLSVKPGITGLWQVSGRSDIPFDEWMKLDMYYIDNWSLALDFKILLKTVKAVITGHGAV, encoded by the coding sequence ATGATCCCTACTGACAGGCAAAAGCATAGGCTTTTTATTCAGAGCTTTATAAAGATCCTGCTGGTATGCCTGAGTTATGTTCTGGTTTCAGAAGGCGCAGTAGCCATACTGCGAATGCCACAGGACTTTTCACGTTTGAGTGATTTGTTCACCCTCATCGCCCTATCATGTACCGTCCTGTACCTGGAAGCAAAAAATTCCGAGATCTTTTTGCGGCGGAATTATTCTTTAAGCAAAAGAGATTCGTTAACAGAATCCGCAATTTATTCTATTGTTGCGGGCTCGTGTAACGCAATGACGATTCATGATGGAGCCGTTATAATAGTAATTACCACTGCTATGACAATAATCCTTTTTCCCTTCATCCAGATGGTTCCTCAGGTATCGCAAAAAATAGTAAAATTTGCCGAGCATAATCCAGAAAGATTGCTTATAGTTGGATCCGGCCCCGCCGTCAAAAAGCTCAGGAACGAAATCAAAGCAGTCAATCAAAAAACCTTCGTGTTCATCATTGACGATGTTCTCACGAATGACCTTGAATGCGAGTTATCTGATTGCCGCTTCATAAAGGGCCTGGACAGGTTCGAAGAGGTCTTGAGCAGGGAAATTATAGATCACGTTTATATGTGTTTACCTGCCAGATCTTATTATGACAAAATAATTGATGTTATCGATGCCTGTGTCAGGCAGGGGATTCCGGTATCGGTGAGGTCTCTCTACACCTTAAAGGATCACACATCGGCTCGCCGTAGTGATAAGGCCGACTTTCCTGAAGAAATCTCTACCGGCTCACCTTTACTGGACAGTTTAGCCCACAGAACCCTTAAGCGGCTTATCGATCTTCTGGGTTCCGCCATACTTATAGCCACCACCTCACCGTTAATGATAATAGCCGCTTTTGCAATAAAGCTGTCATCCCCTGGTCCCGTTTTATTTCGACAACAGCGTTTAGGCCGGTACAAGCGCCCTTTTACCATCTACAAGTTCAGAACAATGTACGTTGATGCAGAAGAAAGATTGAAGGAACTCGAAAAATTGAGCGAGACAGGAGGAGCAGCCTTCAAACTCAAAGATGACCCCCGGATAACAAGAGTAGGGAAAATACTCAGAAAAGCCAGCATTGACGAACTTCCACAACTTTTTAATGTATTAAAGGGTGAAATGAGTCTCGTAGGGCCCAGACCCCTGCCTCTGACCGACTACAAGCGAGTTGTTGATTATGGCTATTTAAGACGACTCAGCGTAAAGCCCGGTATAACCGGACTGTGGCAGGTAAGCGGTAGAAGCGACATTCCCTTTGATGAGTGGATGAAGCTGGATATGTACTACATAGACAACTGGTCACTGGCCCTGGACTTCAAAATACTGCTTAAAACCGTAAAAGCCGTGATAACCGGTCACGGGGCAGTATAG
- a CDS encoding AAA family ATPase, with protein MYIKFFGLHKNPFTTLPDPAFFYESPDHREALAALQHGIDNDKGCMVVTGEVGTGKTTLARFLVNSLTDSVISIYIDYPFDSLIGLLKILADRIGVNFDRHENVVEMAAKIRERLLHLAQEGKKVVIIIDEAQNLSSESLEYVRLISNIHAENRRLLNIVLVGQNELGDKIKSEKMKPLFQRITIWKTLKPLNREETENYIRHRMLLAGSYEIPFTKGALKLIHKRTKGIPRLINLMCDGLLLLGYAENRRKISARMARQITRGELIPLETVRGNFFDARLLVVSLLCLALFFTIALLKKEVFFYRSVKASSPYVASPEKMVTLSPSLNINPDEVFKLDNIERAASIEVIENSPLRHFQGRFSDGKSQIIIPGNNAEALAKAKKIKVQPGDYLLKLIKEHYGKVNSTLLDLVRSANPGLKDINLIRSGQNLVFPGISEDTFIISDIEGRYFVHVFSSFTRDEAQDMLLKLKELSDSVFLRSFTEEGSTVYRVYVGPFDSYEDAIIAFRKIPKEHLPF; from the coding sequence ATGTACATCAAGTTTTTCGGTCTTCACAAAAACCCTTTTACGACCCTCCCGGATCCTGCCTTTTTCTACGAATCTCCTGACCACAGAGAAGCTCTTGCAGCATTACAGCACGGTATAGACAACGATAAAGGGTGTATGGTCGTGACGGGTGAGGTGGGGACGGGGAAAACTACCCTTGCCCGTTTTCTGGTTAATTCGCTGACTGATTCGGTCATCTCCATATACATTGATTACCCCTTTGATTCCCTGATAGGACTGCTGAAAATTCTGGCCGACAGGATAGGCGTGAATTTTGACCGTCATGAAAACGTGGTCGAAATGGCCGCCAAGATCCGGGAAAGGCTGCTGCATCTGGCACAAGAGGGAAAAAAGGTCGTGATAATTATCGATGAAGCACAAAACTTATCATCGGAGTCTCTCGAATATGTAAGGCTCATTTCCAACATACATGCAGAAAACAGACGACTTTTAAACATAGTCCTGGTAGGCCAGAATGAACTGGGTGATAAAATCAAATCCGAAAAGATGAAGCCGCTTTTTCAGAGAATCACCATCTGGAAAACACTGAAGCCTCTTAATCGGGAAGAAACGGAAAACTACATTCGCCACCGTATGCTTCTGGCAGGATCCTATGAAATACCCTTCACAAAGGGCGCACTGAAGCTAATCCACAAAAGGACAAAAGGTATTCCTCGTTTGATAAATCTAATGTGTGACGGCCTTCTTCTTCTCGGGTACGCCGAAAACAGGCGAAAAATCTCTGCAAGAATGGCACGCCAGATTACCAGAGGAGAACTAATTCCCCTTGAGACGGTAAGAGGAAATTTCTTTGATGCAAGACTCCTTGTGGTAAGTTTGTTATGTTTAGCCTTGTTTTTCACCATAGCGCTGTTGAAAAAAGAAGTTTTCTTCTACCGGTCTGTAAAGGCCAGTTCTCCTTACGTGGCAAGCCCTGAAAAGATGGTAACTTTATCGCCTTCACTTAACATCAACCCGGATGAGGTATTTAAACTGGACAATATTGAAAGGGCGGCGTCAATTGAAGTTATTGAAAACAGTCCTTTGAGGCATTTCCAGGGCCGATTCAGTGATGGAAAAAGCCAGATCATTATTCCCGGAAACAATGCTGAAGCGCTTGCAAAGGCAAAGAAAATAAAGGTTCAACCCGGAGACTATCTGTTAAAGCTTATAAAAGAACACTACGGAAAAGTTAACTCAACCCTTCTGGATCTTGTTCGAAGCGCAAATCCGGGCCTTAAAGACATAAACCTCATTCGTAGCGGTCAGAATCTTGTATTTCCAGGCATTTCCGAAGATACCTTTATAATATCGGACATCGAAGGCCGATATTTCGTCCATGTTTTTTCGTCCTTTACCCGTGATGAAGCTCAGGATATGTTACTAAAGTTGAAAGAGTTATCGGATTCCGTCTTTCTACGATCCTTTACGGAAGAAGGAAGTACGGTCTACAGGGTTTATGTCGGGCCTTTTGACAGCTACGAAGATGCTATTATAGCTTTTAGAAAAATCCCGAAAGAGCATCTTCCTTTTTGA